In the genome of Nocardia sp. NBC_00416, one region contains:
- a CDS encoding Zn-ribbon domain-containing OB-fold protein gives MSTLPSPVESFTSPHKVDYTFVAGTGRSAFLRGLRERRLLARRCPTCERVYLPAPEFCSRCLNELSEPFELAGAGVVKTFCVVNFPFPGQQIEPPYLVAYIQVDGADTTLMHLVRDVELADVHIGMRVEPVWCADADLETSMNSIRYYRPIAGGSDA, from the coding sequence ATGAGCACCCTGCCCAGCCCGGTGGAATCGTTCACCAGCCCGCACAAGGTTGATTACACCTTCGTCGCCGGAACCGGCCGCTCGGCTTTCCTGCGCGGCTTGCGGGAACGCCGGCTGCTCGCCCGGCGCTGCCCGACCTGCGAGCGGGTCTACCTGCCCGCACCCGAATTCTGCTCCCGCTGCCTCAACGAACTGTCCGAACCATTCGAACTGGCCGGCGCCGGAGTGGTGAAGACCTTCTGCGTGGTGAACTTCCCGTTCCCCGGCCAGCAGATCGAGCCGCCGTATCTGGTGGCCTATATCCAGGTGGACGGCGCGGACACCACACTCATGCACCTGGTTCGCGATGTCGAACTCGCCGACGTGCACATCGGCATGCGGGTGGAACCGGTGTGGTGCGCCGACGCCGACCTGGAGACATCCATGAACAGCATTCGCTACTACCGGCCGATCGCGGGAGGTTCCGATGCGTGA
- a CDS encoding DNA-binding protein: MTAESPDASLTAPYSIEFPYNRTVGEKIGTFLGGLRDGELYGVRTASGAVLCPALEFDPVSAAPTGELVRLTPAGTVTHWTWVPTRPGDEIAADHFAWALIAIDGTTGALFHAVDTGGDPSRLTAGLRVAPRWRAERVGSIRDIVCFEPVES; the protein is encoded by the coding sequence ATGACAGCCGAGTCCCCGGACGCGAGCCTGACCGCGCCCTACAGCATCGAATTCCCGTACAACAGAACTGTCGGCGAGAAGATCGGCACGTTCCTCGGCGGTCTGCGCGACGGCGAACTGTACGGGGTGCGCACCGCGTCCGGCGCGGTGCTCTGCCCCGCGCTGGAGTTCGATCCGGTCTCCGCGGCGCCCACCGGCGAACTGGTCCGGCTGACACCCGCGGGCACGGTCACCCACTGGACCTGGGTGCCCACCCGACCCGGCGACGAGATCGCGGCCGATCACTTCGCCTGGGCCCTGATCGCCATCGACGGCACCACGGGCGCCCTGTTCCACGCCGTGGACACCGGCGGCGACCCGTCCCGTCTCACCGCCGGCCTGCGGGTGGCGCCCCGCTGGCGCGCGGAACGGGTCGGCAGTATCCGCGATATCGTCTGCTTCGAACCGGTGGAGTCGTGA
- a CDS encoding aldehyde dehydrogenase family protein, translating to MAIVEQLEPTTDGRRRLELRSPATRERVGEIEVSTADDVAAVLATARAAQPGWAARPVKERAAIIRNAVSVLLARRDEIVETVMQETGKPRVEALAVEMVPACDFLNYWSGRAPKDLADENRRLHGYMLPLKKLVINYQALGVVGVITPWNGPFILSLNPIAQALLAGNSVVLKPSEVTPHSGEWAVKVLHEAGVPEDVLQVVHGDGETGAALVDGDIDKISFTGSVGTGKKIAAACAGRLIPCTLELGGKDAMIVCADADLDRASLGAVYLSMFNTGQVCVGVERIYVVDSIADRFIEEVRKRAAEVTYGAVGKDVGPLFWDRQLEIVEKHVEDAKAKGATILLGGESDTAEGVFFKPTVVVDVTHDMDIMQQETFGPIVAIMRVRDEEEAVKLANDCQYGLSGSVFTKDKAKVVRLAKQLKTGSVVQNDASVIYGVAEAPFGGRKDSGLGTVNGRDALRGFAHPQPVLLDRWGLKKESIWYPYSEATAATLEKSIATLFGNKIMRRLVR from the coding sequence ATGGCCATCGTTGAACAGCTGGAGCCGACCACCGACGGGCGGCGTCGACTCGAGCTGCGCAGCCCCGCTACCCGTGAACGCGTCGGCGAGATCGAGGTGAGTACGGCCGACGATGTGGCCGCGGTCCTGGCCACGGCGCGCGCGGCGCAGCCGGGCTGGGCCGCCCGGCCGGTCAAAGAGCGCGCCGCGATCATCCGCAACGCGGTCTCGGTGCTGCTCGCGCGGCGCGACGAGATCGTCGAGACGGTGATGCAGGAGACCGGTAAACCGCGCGTCGAGGCGCTCGCCGTCGAGATGGTTCCGGCCTGCGATTTCCTGAACTACTGGAGCGGCCGGGCGCCCAAGGATCTGGCCGACGAGAACCGGCGGCTGCACGGCTACATGCTGCCGCTGAAGAAACTCGTCATCAACTATCAGGCGCTCGGCGTGGTCGGGGTGATCACGCCCTGGAACGGCCCGTTCATCCTCTCCCTCAACCCGATCGCCCAAGCGCTGCTGGCCGGCAACTCGGTGGTCCTCAAGCCGTCCGAGGTCACCCCGCATTCGGGGGAGTGGGCGGTCAAGGTGCTGCACGAGGCGGGCGTGCCCGAGGATGTCCTGCAGGTCGTGCACGGTGACGGCGAGACCGGCGCGGCGCTGGTCGACGGCGATATCGACAAGATCTCGTTCACCGGCAGCGTCGGCACCGGGAAGAAGATCGCCGCCGCGTGCGCCGGCCGGTTGATTCCCTGCACCCTCGAACTCGGCGGCAAGGACGCGATGATCGTCTGCGCCGACGCCGACCTGGATCGCGCGTCCCTCGGCGCGGTGTATCTGTCGATGTTCAACACCGGTCAGGTCTGCGTCGGAGTCGAGCGGATCTACGTGGTGGACAGCATCGCCGACCGGTTCATCGAAGAGGTGCGCAAACGCGCCGCCGAGGTCACCTACGGGGCCGTCGGCAAGGATGTCGGCCCGCTGTTCTGGGACCGGCAGCTGGAGATCGTCGAGAAGCACGTCGAGGACGCCAAGGCCAAGGGCGCCACCATCCTGCTCGGCGGTGAATCCGATACTGCCGAAGGCGTGTTCTTCAAGCCGACGGTGGTCGTGGACGTCACCCACGATATGGACATCATGCAGCAGGAGACCTTCGGTCCGATCGTCGCGATCATGCGAGTGCGCGACGAGGAGGAGGCCGTGAAACTGGCCAACGACTGCCAGTACGGGCTCAGCGGCAGCGTGTTCACCAAGGACAAGGCCAAGGTCGTCCGCCTCGCCAAACAGCTCAAGACCGGCTCGGTAGTGCAGAACGACGCGTCGGTGATCTATGGCGTCGCCGAAGCGCCGTTCGGCGGCCGCAAGGACAGCGGTCTGGGCACGGTCAACGGCCGCGACGCGCTGCGCGGATTCGCCCACCCGCAGCCCGTGCTGCTCGACCGCTGGGGTCTGAAGAAGGAAAGCATCTGGTACCCCTACAGCGAGGCCACGGCCGCCACGCTGGAGAAGAGCATCGCCACCCTGTTCGGCAACAAGATCATGCGCCGCCTGGTGCGCTGA
- a CDS encoding VTT domain-containing protein, producing the protein MPGFLDPVNLLNSFGTWVLLGLLIVVFIESGLLFPLLPGDSLLFTAGLIAASKSAEIEPFAPIGVLLVLIPLAAIAGDQVGYLIGAKGGTALFSSDDAKIFKKSYIDESHAFFERHGPITIVLARFVPIVRTYAPLVAGAAKMKYSIFLTYNIVGGVLWGAGVTMLGYLLGQITVVRDNVDLIFLLIVVVSVLPIAWEVVKRYRSGRGKSPAADGDEPADHPAA; encoded by the coding sequence ATGCCGGGTTTTCTGGACCCGGTGAATCTGCTCAATTCGTTCGGCACCTGGGTACTGCTGGGGCTGCTCATCGTGGTGTTCATCGAGTCGGGTCTGCTGTTCCCGCTACTGCCCGGTGATTCGCTGCTGTTCACGGCGGGCCTCATCGCGGCCTCGAAATCGGCGGAGATCGAACCCTTCGCGCCGATCGGGGTACTGCTGGTCCTGATCCCGCTGGCGGCGATAGCGGGCGATCAGGTGGGCTATCTGATCGGCGCCAAGGGCGGGACGGCGCTGTTCTCCAGTGACGACGCGAAGATCTTCAAGAAGTCCTATATCGACGAATCGCACGCGTTCTTCGAGCGGCACGGGCCGATCACCATCGTGCTGGCCCGGTTCGTGCCCATCGTGCGGACCTATGCGCCGCTGGTCGCGGGCGCGGCCAAGATGAAGTACTCGATATTCCTGACCTACAACATCGTCGGCGGCGTGCTGTGGGGCGCCGGGGTCACGATGCTCGGTTATCTGCTGGGCCAGATCACCGTCGTTCGCGACAACGTCGATCTGATCTTCCTGCTCATCGTGGTGGTCTCGGTGCTGCCGATCGCCTGGGAGGTCGTCAAGCGGTATCGGTCGGGGCGCGGCAAGTCCCCCGCCGCGGACGGCGACGAACCCGCCGACCACCCGGCCGCCTGA
- a CDS encoding nitroreductase family deazaflavin-dependent oxidoreductase — protein sequence MAGLFVRALQAHQWVYEKSGGLVGHRLLFGNPTLLLQTVGRKTGQARTSALTYARDGEDYLVTASNGGSPRPPGWLANVKARPECAIQVGRRAFPVVARATGPDDPEYARRWGLVDAVNQGRYSEYQRKTKRPIAVVVLSPAGGAGQSE from the coding sequence GTGGCCGGGTTGTTCGTACGGGCGTTGCAGGCGCATCAGTGGGTGTACGAGAAGAGTGGCGGGCTCGTGGGGCACCGGCTGCTGTTCGGGAATCCGACGCTGCTGCTGCAGACCGTGGGCCGTAAGACCGGGCAGGCGCGGACTTCGGCGCTGACCTACGCCAGGGACGGGGAGGATTATCTGGTGACCGCGTCGAACGGTGGGTCACCGCGGCCGCCGGGGTGGCTCGCGAATGTGAAGGCGCGGCCGGAGTGTGCGATCCAGGTGGGGCGGCGCGCGTTTCCGGTTGTCGCCCGGGCCACCGGGCCCGATGATCCGGAGTACGCGCGCCGCTGGGGTTTGGTGGACGCGGTGAATCAGGGCCGGTACAGCGAGTACCAGCGGAAGACGAAGCGTCCGATTGCGGTGGTGGTGCTTTCGCCCGCGGGTGGTGCGGGTCAGTCGGAGTAG
- a CDS encoding helix-turn-helix transcriptional regulator, with product MPTPDELAARAIGERIQNIRTRTGRTRAVVAGLVGRSEDWLRDVEKGRLQHPPGLDMLLRIGQALGVRDLTEITGDHELLVGISRRAGHPVVPAIREAIEGVDLTPSPSPVDPAELAARVERAWRMWHTSATPRADAGTMLPELIRDGRRALRTLDGQERRAAAAALSGAYALSEQVLAWVADAPLLWLAADRCMSAAEVADDPVTLASASWVLGNVWRSTGREEDAYHLASDAVALLEPHLDGDQDAQALWGACQLHGAITAARIGREGDALRGIDQAMGMARALPAGSAHPWTLFGVANTEVSAVSVQVDLRKSGGALDAASAVDPDAVPSVDRRSRLWLELSRAYAQQRDWLGTLGALRTGTAVSEESMKCHPLARSLAADLVMHGGRLNERESRALAARLGVTA from the coding sequence ATGCCGACCCCTGACGAACTCGCCGCACGCGCGATAGGCGAACGCATCCAGAACATCCGCACCCGCACCGGCCGCACCCGTGCCGTCGTCGCCGGTCTGGTCGGCCGGTCCGAGGACTGGCTACGTGACGTCGAGAAAGGCCGTCTACAGCACCCGCCCGGGCTGGACATGCTGCTACGGATCGGGCAAGCGCTCGGCGTGCGGGACTTGACCGAGATAACCGGCGACCACGAGTTGCTGGTCGGCATCTCGCGCCGCGCCGGGCACCCCGTCGTGCCCGCAATCCGCGAGGCTATAGAGGGTGTAGACCTCACCCCGTCACCGTCGCCGGTCGACCCCGCCGAACTCGCCGCACGGGTCGAGCGCGCTTGGCGGATGTGGCACACATCGGCGACACCGCGCGCCGATGCGGGGACGATGCTGCCCGAACTGATCCGCGACGGCCGCCGCGCGCTGCGCACTCTCGACGGACAGGAACGCCGCGCCGCAGCAGCAGCGCTGTCGGGTGCCTACGCGCTGTCCGAACAAGTCCTTGCATGGGTCGCTGACGCGCCGCTGTTGTGGCTCGCCGCCGACCGCTGCATGTCGGCCGCCGAGGTCGCCGACGACCCGGTAACGCTCGCGTCGGCGTCCTGGGTACTCGGCAACGTCTGGCGCTCGACGGGCCGCGAGGAGGACGCCTACCACCTTGCGTCCGATGCCGTGGCGCTACTGGAACCGCACTTGGACGGCGACCAGGACGCACAAGCGCTCTGGGGCGCCTGCCAACTGCACGGCGCGATCACAGCCGCCCGTATCGGCCGCGAAGGCGACGCGCTACGCGGCATAGACCAAGCGATGGGGATGGCGCGGGCACTGCCCGCCGGTTCGGCCCATCCCTGGACGCTTTTCGGTGTAGCGAACACCGAAGTCAGCGCCGTGTCCGTACAGGTCGACCTGCGCAAGTCCGGCGGAGCGTTGGACGCGGCAAGTGCCGTCGATCCCGACGCGGTGCCGTCGGTCGACCGCCGTTCGCGGCTGTGGCTGGAACTGTCCCGCGCCTATGCGCAACAACGGGATTGGCTCGGCACGCTCGGCGCGCTACGCACCGGCACCGCCGTAAGCGAAGAGTCGATGAAGTGCCATCCGCTGGCGCGCTCTCTGGCGGCCGACTTGGTCATGCACGGCGGTCGCCTCAACGAGCGCGAGTCGCGGGCGCTTGCGGCTCGGCTGGGCGTCACTGCCTGA